In the genome of Streptomyces sp. SAI-127, the window CATGGGCCACGACCGACTGGAGCGCGCGCAGCGTCGCCGACGCCGTGGAGCCCCAGTTGGAGAAGTACGAGAACTGCCACCACCACAGCGCCTCCGAGGTGCGGCCCGCGCGGTAGTGGGCCATGCCGTGGCGCAGGTCGGTGATGACGTCGGTCAGGTCGTCGGAGATCCGGGCCGGGACCGGGGCCTTGCGGGGCTCGTAGGGGTCGAAGACCTCGGAGTAGACGTCGATCGGCTCCAGCAGCCGGGCGAGGTTCTCGCGGAGTTCGTCCACGTCGGCGTCCGGGCCCGTGTCGGGCTCGTAGCGCTCGTCGGGGACGATGTCCTCGTGGGCGCCCAGGCGGCCGCCGGCCAGCAGGAGCTGGGAGACCTCCAGGAGGAGGAAGGGGACGGCCGAGTCGGGTTCGTCGCCCTTCGCCACCTCCATGACGGCCACCAGGAAGCTCTCGACCTGGTCGGCGATCTGGACCGCGAAGTCGTCGGGGTCCTGGGCAGTCGCGTGCAGTGTGGCGTCAGACATCTAGGAGTCGTCTCCCCTCGAAGGCGCGGCCGAGGGTCACCTCGTCCGCGTATTCCAGGTCGCCACCCACCGGGAGGCCGCTGGCCAGGCGGGTGACCTTGAGGCCCATGGGCTTGATCATGCGGGCGAGGTACGTCGCCGTGGCCTCGCCCTCCAGGTTCGGGTCGGTGGCCAGGATCAGCTCCGTGACCGTCCCGTCGGCCAACCGCGCGAGAAGTTCTCGTATCCGCAGGTCGTCCGGACCGACACCCTCGATCGGGCTGATCGCGCCGC includes:
- a CDS encoding DUF5063 domain-containing protein gives rise to the protein MSDATLHATAQDPDDFAVQIADQVESFLVAVMEVAKGDEPDSAVPFLLLEVSQLLLAGGRLGAHEDIVPDERYEPDTGPDADVDELRENLARLLEPIDVYSEVFDPYEPRKAPVPARISDDLTDVITDLRHGMAHYRAGRTSEALWWWQFSYFSNWGSTASATLRALQSVVAHVRLNQPLEELDGLDTDQAMGDETLEFEAGKVMVEEIAAPLGLRSPK